The Nitrospira lenta genomic interval CGCATACTTATCGGAACTACGTTTTTGCGTCACCTGGCCCACGACATGGTGCCCGAGGGTTTTCACCAGACGGGTGAGCTCTTGCAGCGAACTCTCCAGCTCCTCCCCGGTCACACGAGGAGTGCGGATCGCCACAAGAACGGCATTCGATTGTGCGGGCTTCGACATCGCTGGCTTTTCCTTGAATACAAGTGGGTGAGGAGTTTTTTATTTTAACAGGGACATTCGTGTGAAGGCGAGCACGCAACGCTCAGCACGGTGCCTCGCCATCAGCGATGTGGGGAGAACTGATACTCAGAGGCGGGTGTGGCTATGAAGCCCCCGCCTCTGTCTGCTTCGAATGGCCCACCCTATTCCCGATGAAACATTCTTCGCAGCCGTGAAATATCGCCGTCTTCTCCACCCAACCGGTGCAGCATCCGGTGGCAATTCGCACAGACCGTAACGAGGTCCTGGCTTGACGGCACCACACTCTCCTCCAACTGTGCCAGCGGAAGCACATGATGCGCCTCCGCAAAGCCGTTCCCGATCTCGCCATAGACTTCTCGAAACGACATTTCACAGACCTGGCATCTGAACTGATCCCGCCGGAGACAGTGCTCAACCGAGAGACGGTCCTGTTCACGGGCCAGATGCTGGCGCACGGCATGCCGGTTGACGACTCGCACGTAGTCCTGCTCTCGGTCACTCTCGCGCGGCGGCGCGTCGGGCTGCCGGCTCTTGATGACACTCTCAAAAAACCCCGTGGCCTGCCCCACAAGGATCCGGATGTTCTCCGAGTCCTCCGGAAGCATCGATCCGAACTGCCCGAAATAGGAATACTCGCTCTCACTCTCATGGAATTCTTCATAGATCGGCCGGTCATATTCGCTGGAGCCTAACGGTTTCTTGAGCACAGAGTCTGTTCGTGAGCCGGTGGCGAGTCTCATGTCCTTTTCATTCAATTGCCGAACGGACCGAAGCGACTCCGGCAAGACGGCGATTCTCCTCCGGAGCTTGTCCGCTTGCGCCGCATAGAACCCGTACCACAGTCTCCGCTGCCCTTCGCGAGCCCATTCGCAGTACCAGACTTCCAATCTCGGCTCCCCCAACCCCAACGATCCCAGCTCCACACGCCACCCGTTGGTGTGAGACTCTTTCAGCGGCAGCTTGGTGCGCAGCCGGATCAATCGGCCAAGACGTCCCGACAGCTCCCGATGCAACTCGTCCGCAACCAACTTCAGGCGCTTCATATCCTCCACATCTCGCACGGCATCTCCCATGACAACTCTCCTTCACCACACCATGTAACAATGGAACATGAACTGACCCGCGCCATTCCGACCTCGCCGAGCCACCGCAGTGACCATCCTGACGAGACCCGCCAGAACCAGTCCAGCGCACTCTATCCTATTCTCAAGCTGTTGTGGCCCTCACTCTCACCATTGTTTTCCCGCCCCCAGTTACAGAATATTTACCCTCCTGCTACGTGCCTGTAACATCCCGCTATCACACTGATCCTGACAGCTTATTCTTCAAAACCATCACGCACGTAGCCCGAAGGAGGAAATGGACACCATGACAATCACAGCCTGTTTCAAATCTCTCGGACTCTTTGCCTGGGCCATCGTTGTAGGGGTGCTTGAGAGGTGGCCCCGTTAGAAGGAACGAAAGCCTCACAAACTTGGACAGAATGTGCCCAAGCTGAAACCAGCGCTGAACGATTGGTTGCGTATGACGTCGTTGGAGTCGTCGTGTCTGAGGCGCGGATAGCGCGTTAGCACCGGCAACGACACTGGACAGGGTCGGCTTTACGCAATAGGAGACCCGATCAAGCCCCCTCCTCCCACATCCTGAAATCCTTGAGTTCTTCGGCGATGCTTTTCAGCACCCAGGCGATCACCGCCGCATCATCCACATAGCCGATCACAGGAATGACGTCTGGAATCACATCAAGCGGGCTGATGAGATACAGAATCGCCGCGACGATGGCCACGAGCTTGCGGGCTGAGAGTCCTGTATAGGCACCGCTCACTGACGCTTTCAGGAGCCGCACCAACAATTGAATGTCCTTCAACAGCTTTCCACCGCGGCCTTGTGCAATCAAGACCGCTGCGGCCAACAGATGCCGAAGCCGCTCTTTGTCCCTGAGATACTCCGCCGCCGCCGCCGTGAACCCTCGAAACATCTTCAGCGCCTTCAGAAGCCTTGCTGGCGTCATGGTCTTCACTACGTCCTCCCTGAAGGTTGAACACTGCCCCCGCACGCAATCAAGCTTGAGGATAACAGGCAGTCCGCAAAGGATCAATTTGGACCGATGGCACAGCACAGGGGCAGGCGAGGTGTGGGGACGGAAACTCAGATGCGGGCGATGTACGAATCGGCGTGAACGGCAATGCCGCATCTGTGAATGTGGAACGAGCGCAGCGCAAACAGCCCTACGATTACTCTCCAACCACTAATTCCGCTTCGAGAGGATGGTCTTTTCGAAAACGGCTGACGCCGAGCACGCTGAAGCCCAGAACATGCCCCTCCCCGTCGACCCGTTCCATAAGGGCATCCTTCGCCGTCGGTCGCATGAAGCCAGACGCCTCACGGAATTGCACTTCCAGGTAGTCCGCTTCCGGGTCAAACCACACTTTTACTTTTCGGCATACGGTTTCTCCGGGCTTGATTCGGTCAGTCAAATAGGCCGTAACCAGAAAGACCTCAGCCGGCTTTAGGCAGATGAAACTCAGCGGTGACAGGCAAGTGAAGGGTCTCTCCCTTGGCGACACGGGAGGAGAAAAACAGAATCTCAAGATTCTCAAGATCGTGCGTCTGCGGATTGAGCCTGGCCACGACTCCATAATCGAGCTCCTCAGAGTCCTGCTCGGGATAAGGCTTCGTTTTCCCCAGGTAGAGAATATCAGCGGCCTTGTCATATTCCACGGTCAAGGACGTGTCCATTCTACAATTCCTCCCGAGAGTTGCCGCGCCACGTACGCGGTCACGATCCAATGACGATCTGACGGAGCCGGATCAGCGACCACCACAACCACGACAAATTTACCGCCTTTTAGGTCTGGAAACCAGTGGGAAAACAGCAAGCTGTTGGGGAACCGCGCATCCCGCCGCACTTCGTCGGGGTCAGCCAACGTGTGACTCAGGTACTCCCGATACTGTGGCAGAAGATCCGGATGCTTCTCGCGGATATGACGTTCCCGTTCATTCGTGAATTCCACCTCTCCATGGAGAAAAGGGCAACGAAGCTTGGTCATCGCTCTTCCTTGAACAGACCTTTAAAAGGAATCCAATGTGTTTATCAGGATCCGCGCATTCTACACCTATTCGAGAAAGAGAAAAGCCCCCGCGACTGGCGAGCGACCTCGTCTCTTCTATTCGATCCGAAAGGCACGACCGTAGGAAATGGAGCCAGGACTGGTCAAGGCAAGGGGTGGTGGCTGGAGGGCGGTCGAGCACGAAGCTGAAATCTCATCTCACTACCATCTACCGCCTTGTGAGTCACACAGTAGAAACCCACGGGTTCCTCTCGGTGGCGCGGCTGACGGCGAAAGAAGAGAACGCCCATCAGTACGGCCAGCCCGAAGAGAAATCCGACAACGTATTCCATCATGACACCTTCCGAAGGGTGAAGAACACTCGGCCTAAAATAAAGCCTCCGAGTCGTGAGATTCACAGGGAGAAAAGATTCCGCCCCCTTTAATCCCTCTGCCACATTTTCCTTGTCCAATATCAGAATCCAGCTGCGTCTGAAAGGCGGAACTCGCGCACCCGAATTGGCTTCTTTGCCTTCTGATCAAACCCAACCGTCATCCAGCGGGTACTCCCATCAAGAAACAAGATCATGACACGGCCGTAGCTGCGGTGCTCAGCTAGCACTTTCTGCGCTTCGTCATCGCGCTGAAAATTCAATTTAGGATCAGCAAGAAGAACATTGTCTTCCGTCTTTCGACCGTTAATACCGATGACGAAATCGGGGAAGAACCCCCGGCCATCTGGCATAAGAACGTTTACTGACCAGGGCTTAAGGGGCGGATTGCGATGCCACCACGCCACAACATTATTGGCATCACGATCCATTAGCTCCGCAAAAGGCTTCTCCCAACTATTAAGCCCCTCTGGCATCACCCCGTATACATTTCGTGGAGACACAGGCAGAGGCTCAGGGGACACAATCTCTGCCGGAAGTTCTTCAGCATCTTGTATGACCGCATGCTGAGCGTGAGCGGCTTTTTGAGCCTCATATAACAACTCAGGATGTGTGGCAAGAATGACATCGAGAAAGTGGACGACTTTCTCAGGGTCATCCGCCTCACTGACAACTTCTTCTCGCATTACCATTTCTAACTTGCGCAAGAGAGCGCGGCGCAACTCACGAGGATCAAAAGTCTTATTTCTACAAAGCACTGCTTGTGCTTGCTCAGCAGCCTGTGTAGCCGAAAGATCGGCGGCGAAATTAAATTCCTGCTGGATCGTATGCTCGAACACATCAAGCGTACGCTTCTCCACCGGAATCTTGTTCCTCATAACCTCGAATAGATCACGAGTAGAAACCATAAACCGCTGGGCACAATCCTCTTCTGTTACATCGGACTCTGGACATACCACTTGAGTCTTGAAACGCCTTGGCATCCCAGGCCGAAGCGCATACCGGTTTTTACCAAGAGGGTTCACAACATGAGCTGATTCTTCACCAGATTGCGTGTGGATCAACGTTGCTGGCTTGGCTCCAAAGAACAGCTCAAAGTCGAACATCGAAGGCGGAACTAGTGTATACGGCAGAGTCGCCTCGGACGTATGTACATCCTTGGGTAAAATGCCCTCGGCTTCTTCGGACGGGAATCCATAGATAGAAACCTGCCCACTACCATCTACCAGGCTAACGCCTGATTGTTCACCGACTCGAACCACAACTGTCGCCGCACTTGCCTTCGCATACTCCGTTTGGATTTGGTTGATCAATTGGCCAGCCTTATCGAGGCCTGTTTGCGTCTCCGCATCGGAAAGAAACACATACCCATAGGCCAGCTCATCCGGTAACGTCTTGGCTTGGGCCCGCCCTTGCAACCGCCGATGTACCCGCAAAATCCTCCCCACGAGTTGAACGCCAAACTCCGGGTCACGACTGGCACGCATGGATACCAATGTACACGCCCGCGGGGCATCAAACCCGAGGGCAACCGCCATTTTAAAAATCAGCACTTCACGCTTCTCATCGTTGGCAAGAGCCAGCAAATCAGCATCCGGTTCCTCGGCGGTATGGACGGCGATTTGCTCATCAGCAAATCCCATACGCAATAGACGGTCCTTCAGCTTTTCAATGCTACGCTCCTTAGAACCTGCCTGTACCAGCAAAAGCGGAACCAACGGAACTTTCATATCTGCCAGGGTTTGTTTGAGCTTGCGATGCACCAGCACACCATCCCGCAACGCTGTCCCTTCGAGATCGACTAAAGATCGCTTTTCCGGTTCGACAAAATAGGCTGCGCACTTCACACCCGTCTTAATAAGGCCAGAGTCCACAGCGTCAGCACGACTGACACGAATCCGTTGCAATTCAACAATGCCCATCGCCTTCTCGAAGGCTTTAATATCGGCATCATCAGGAGTTGCGGTAATCAGAATGCTATATTCCGGTTTGAGCACCTCGCGAAAGAACTTCGCTGCCTGCGTGCCCTCCCTGAAACCATGGTGAG includes:
- a CDS encoding HNH endonuclease gives rise to the protein MGDAVRDVEDMKRLKLVADELHRELSGRLGRLIRLRTKLPLKESHTNGWRVELGSLGLGEPRLEVWYCEWAREGQRRLWYGFYAAQADKLRRRIAVLPESLRSVRQLNEKDMRLATGSRTDSVLKKPLGSSEYDRPIYEEFHESESEYSYFGQFGSMLPEDSENIRILVGQATGFFESVIKSRQPDAPPRESDREQDYVRVVNRHAVRQHLAREQDRLSVEHCLRRDQFRCQVCEMSFREVYGEIGNGFAEAHHVLPLAQLEESVVPSSQDLVTVCANCHRMLHRLGGEDGDISRLRRMFHRE
- a CDS encoding YkvA family protein, with translation MTPARLLKALKMFRGFTAAAAEYLRDKERLRHLLAAAVLIAQGRGGKLLKDIQLLVRLLKASVSGAYTGLSARKLVAIVAAILYLISPLDVIPDVIPVIGYVDDAAVIAWVLKSIAEELKDFRMWEEGA
- a CDS encoding DUF2283 domain-containing protein, which translates into the protein MTDRIKPGETVCRKVKVWFDPEADYLEVQFREASGFMRPTAKDALMERVDGEGHVLGFSVLGVSRFRKDHPLEAELVVGE
- a CDS encoding DUF2283 domain-containing protein, which translates into the protein MDTSLTVEYDKAADILYLGKTKPYPEQDSEELDYGVVARLNPQTHDLENLEILFFSSRVAKGETLHLPVTAEFHLPKAG
- a CDS encoding DEAD/DEAH box helicase — protein: MSVQVLRGFQEEAVKSGVGLFETAKSLLDSAGADAAGRRSAINHNGYLLIEAPTGSGKTLMAGTILERFSHEENVVWFWFAPFKGVVGQTAAFLRDQFHGLRLRELSDDRSAAMSRRGDVFVTTWQTVATRVKDKRNVRKDGETNPSIDTLAETLREQGLRIGVVVDEAHHGFREGTQAAKFFREVLKPEYSILITATPDDADIKAFEKAMGIVELQRIRVSRADAVDSGLIKTGVKCAAYFVEPEKRSLVDLEGTALRDGVLVHRKLKQTLADMKVPLVPLLLVQAGSKERSIEKLKDRLLRMGFADEQIAVHTAEEPDADLLALANDEKREVLIFKMAVALGFDAPRACTLVSMRASRDPEFGVQLVGRILRVHRRLQGRAQAKTLPDELAYGYVFLSDAETQTGLDKAGQLINQIQTEYAKASAATVVVRVGEQSGVSLVDGSGQVSIYGFPSEEAEGILPKDVHTSEATLPYTLVPPSMFDFELFFGAKPATLIHTQSGEESAHVVNPLGKNRYALRPGMPRRFKTQVVCPESDVTEEDCAQRFMVSTRDLFEVMRNKIPVEKRTLDVFEHTIQQEFNFAADLSATQAAEQAQAVLCRNKTFDPRELRRALLRKLEMVMREEVVSEADDPEKVVHFLDVILATHPELLYEAQKAAHAQHAVIQDAEELPAEIVSPEPLPVSPRNVYGVMPEGLNSWEKPFAELMDRDANNVVAWWHRNPPLKPWSVNVLMPDGRGFFPDFVIGINGRKTEDNVLLADPKLNFQRDDEAQKVLAEHRSYGRVMILFLDGSTRWMTVGFDQKAKKPIRVREFRLSDAAGF